ACACGGCTGCTGGTGCTCGGGGTGGTGCGCGGGTACGGGCGTGCTCACGGTTACCTGATCGGCAACGACCTGATGTCGTGGGGCGCGGGGGAGTGGGCCAACGTCAAGTGGGGCTCGATCTACCACGCGTTGAAGCAGTTGACCAAGGACGGCTGCCTGGTCGACCACAGCGTGCCGCCGGGTCGCACGGATTACGAGATCACCGACCGGGGTGAGGCGGAGTTCCGCAGGTTGGTGCGGGACGCGTTGCGCCGGCCCGAGACCCGGCCGGACCTGCTCGCGGCGGGGTTGGCGCTGCTGCCGTCGTTGTCGCGGGCGGAGGCGGTGGGGCTGCTCGGCGAGCGGTTGGCGGCGTTGGAGGCGCGTCGTGACGCGGCGCGGGTGCAGGCGGAGCGGTGGCGCGAGCCGTCGCACGTGAGGGAGCTGTACGGGTTGTGGGAGCACACCGCGGCCGGTGGGGCGGAGTGGACGCGGGGGTTGGTGGAGCGCTTGGAGGGCGGCGCCTACCCGATGGCGGGTGAGCCGGGTTCGCCCGGTGAGCCGGGCAGTTGGGGTATGCTCAAACTTGAGTAGCGAGGGGGAGCGCTGAGCACAGGTCTGGAGCGGTACGCGGCCGTCTTCGAGGCAGCCGACCCGCCACGCACGTCCACCGTCGCCTTCTACCCCGCCCGGGACCCGGACGAGTCGCCGGAGGGTTTCGGCGACTCGCTCGCCGTCGCCGGTCCCGACGGCGTCCGCCGTGACGTCGCCGCCCTGCGGATGCCGGTGTCCGACGCCGTCCCGCTGCTCAGCCGCGCTCGCCGCACGTCGCAGGCCCACCCGGCCACCGCGTTCTGGGGCGCGGCCGTGGTGGTGGCGTTGCAGCTCGTCGCGCGCGGCCGGGTGCGGCCCGCGGTCACCGACGGCGACTTCGACGCGTGGCTGCTGGGTCCGCTGGACGACGCCGACCAGGCCCGCGTGCGGGACCTGGCCGCCGCGATGCCCGCGCACGCCAGGGCCGTGCCGCTGCCGGGGCGCGACCCGGTGGAGCTGCCCGACGCGGAGCCGCTGCTGCGGGCGTTCCTGGACGCCGTCGCCGACACCATGCCGCGTGGCGCGGCGGCCGTGCGCGCCGCGGGCGCGCCCGCGTTCGCCGCCGTGCGGCCGCAGCGGGTGCCGCACCTGCGGGACTGGGCCGACCAGGGCGTGCGGATCTCGTTGCGGATCGAGGGCTTCGGCCCGTTCCGGGCGGTCGTGCAGGTGCACAGCCTGGCCGACGCGGGCCGCGTGGTGGACGCCGCCGAGCTGTGGGCGTCGGCCAACCAGCGCTCCCGCGCCGACGCCACGGTCGCCCTGCGCCGCGCGGCCCGCGCCTGGTCGCCGCTGGAGCGGCTGCTCGACCAGCCGGTGCCCGACGAGGTCGAGCTGTCCGACGCCGACGTGGAGCACCTGCTGACCACCGGCGCGGTCCGCCTGGCCGGCGCGGGCGTGGACGTGCACTGGCCGCGGGAACTGGTGCGCGACCTGTCGGCGAAGGTCGTCATCGGGGAGCGCCCGGCCGACCGGCCCGCGTTCTTCGGGCCCGACCAGCTGACCTCGGTGGACTGGCGGCTCGCCCTGGGCGACGACCCGCTCACCCCCGACGAGCTGGACGTGCTCGCCGAGGCCACCCGGCCCGTCGTGCGGCTGCGCGACCGCTGGACGCTGGTGGACCCCGAACTGGCCCGCCGCGCCCGTGAGCGCGCCCTCAAGCCCGTCACCGCGATCGACGCGCTCGGCGCGGCCCTCACCGGCGCCACCCGGGTCGACGGCGTGGACGTCGAGGTCGCGGCCACCGGTTGGCTGGACGAGCTGAAGTCCCGGCTCGCCGACCTCGACACCGACCCGATCGCGCAGCCGGCCGCGTTGCGCGCCACCCTGCGCGACTACCAGCTGCACGGCCTGCGCTGGCTGGACCGGATGACCTCGCTCGGCCTGGGCGCGTGCCTGGCCGACGACATGGGGCTGGGCAAGACCATCACCCTCATCGCGCTGCACCTGCACCGCGGCGACGGGCCGACGCTCGTGGTCTGCCCCGCGTCGCTGATGGGCAACTGGCAGCGCGAGGTCGAGCGGTTCGCGCCCGGCGTGCCGGTGCGCCGCTTCCACGGCCCGCGCCGCGACGTCGCGCACGAGGGGTTCGTGCTCACCACCTACGGCACGATGCGGTTGGACGCCGACAGGCTCGCCGACGTCGACTGGGGCCTGGTCGTCGCCGACGAGGCGCAGCACGTGAAGAACCCGTCCTCCGAGACGGCGAAGGCGTTGCGCCGCATCCCCGCCCGCGCCCGGGTCGCGCTCACCGGCACGCCCGTGGAGAACACGCTGTCGGAGCTGTGGGCGGTCCTGGACTGGACCACCCCGGGCCTGCTGGGCACGATGGCGCAGTTCAAGGCGCGCTGGGCCGGGCCCATCGAGGGCGACCGGGACCAGGAGGCCGCGGCGCGGTTCGCCCGGCTGGTGCGGCCGTTCCTGCTGCGCCGCCGCAAGACCGATCCCGGCATCGCGCCCGAGCTGCCGCCCAAGACCGAGACCGACCAGCCGGTCGCCCTCACCCGCGAGCAGGCCGCGCTCTACGAGGCGGTGGTGCGGGAGCTGATGGCCGAGGTCCGGGCCGCCGACGGCATCGCCCGCCGCGGCCGGATCGTCAAGCTCCTCACCGGGCTCAAGCAGGTGTGCAACCACCCCGCCCAGTACCTCAAGGAGGCGTCGCCGAAGCTCGCGGGCCGCTCCGGCAAGCTGGAACTGCTGGACGAACTGCTCGACACCATCCTGGCCGAGGACGGCGCGGTGCTCGTGTTCACCCAGTACGTCGCCATGGCGCGGCTGATCGAGAAGCACCTCGCCGGTCGCGGCGTCCCGTCCCAGCTGCTGCACGGCGGCACGCCCGTCCCGGCCCGCGAGGAGCTGGTGCGCCGCTTCCAGGACGGGGAGTGCCCGGTGTTCCTGCTGTCCCTCAAGGCCGCGGGCACCGGTCTCAACCTGACCCGCGCCGACCACGTCGTGCACTACGACCGGTGGTGGAACCCGGCCGTGGAGGACCAGGCCACCGACCGCGCGCACCGCATCGGACAGACCCGGCCCGTGCAGGTGCACCGGCTCATCGCCGAGGGCACCATCGAGGACCGCATCGCCGCGATGCTGCGCGCCAAGCGCGACCTCGCCGACGCCGTCCTGTCCCGCGGCGAGGCCGCGCTCACCGAGCTGTCCGACGACGAGCTGGGCAACCTGGTCGAACTGCGGAGCGGCACATGAGCGATCGCGTGAAGGGCTTCCCCGCGTTCGGCAAGGGCGTGCGCCGCGCCGGTTCCTGGTGGGGCAAGGCGTGGCTGCAGGCCCTGGAGGACACCTCGCTGGACCAGAAGCCCCTGAAGCAGGGCCGCAAGTACGCCCACGCGGGGCTGGTCGGCACCATCACCGTCAGCCCCGGCCGCCTCGACGCCACCGTCTACGACGTCGAGGACACCTACCGCACCTCGGTGCGCCTCACCCCGCTCACCGACGCCGAGTGGGACCGGTTCCTCGGCCAGATCGCCGCGAAGGCGGGCCACCTGGCCGCGCTGCTGGACCGGGAGATGCCCCGCGAGCTGGCCGACGCCGCCGCCGACGCGGGCGTGCCGCTGCTGCCCGGCATCGGCGACCTCGACCCCGAGTGCACCTGTCCGGGCTGGGAACTGCCCTGCAAGCACGCCGCCGCGCTGTGCCACCAGGCGTCCTGGCTGCTCGACGCCGACCCGTGGGTGCTGCTGCTCCTGCGGGGCCGGGCCCAGGACGAGGTCGTCGCGGGCGCCCGACCGGCCACCGGCAAGTCCGCCGCGGGGGAGCGCGCGGTGGACGCCTACGCCCGGCCCGTCCGCGACCTGCCCGAGGACCCGCCACCCGGAGAACTCGGCCCGCTGCCGGAGTTCGAGCCCGTGCCGGGCCTGGACGTCGAGGTGCTGCGGCTGCTGGTCGCCGACGCCGCCGCCAAGGCCCGCGACGTCCTCGCCACCGGCGAGTGGCCCGCGCCCGACGACCGCCGCGACGTCATCCGGATGGCCGCCTGCCACCCCGCGCTGCGCGACCGCCTCGACGCCGACCCCCGTGCCGTGCGCGCCTGGCAGCAGGGCGGCCACGTCGCGCTCGACGTCCTGGAGCAACCCTGGACCCCGGACCGCGCCGCCACCGCCCGCGCCCGTGCCGCCTGGGACAGCGGCGAACTCCCCGAACCCTCGGTGTGGCGCAACCGCTGGACCGTCCACACCCGACAGGTGCGCTACGGCCGCGACGGCCGCTGGTACCCCTACCGGTCCGCCGACGGCGACTGGTGGCCGACCGGCGCCCCGCACCGCGACCCGACCGCCGCCTTGGGCGACACCGACTGAGGCGATCGCGCGCTCGTCGGCCCATCCGATCCGGCCGACCCGGATCACGGGGCGCCCCAGTGACCTCCGACAGCCCGATCGGTCGAGGAGTTCGCCCAGGAGCGATCACTACCACAGGTGTGGTACCACACCTGTGGTAGTCGGGCGGATGCCGCGTTCTAGGTGATCACGCCCGGCACCACGGCGGCCGTCCGCTTGCGGCGCAGCCAGATCTTGCGCGAGCCGTCCCCGAACAGCAGCGTGCGCGACAGCTCCCACCCGGCGAACTCCGCGTGGATCGCCAGCTGCGTCGTCGCCGTGCGGCGGGAGACGCCGGCCGGCAGCCGCAGCGGCCGGTACTCCCAGTCCCCGTCGACCACCCCGTCGACCGTCATCCGATCACCTGCATCCCTGCGCCGTCCCCGGACGCGACGTACACGCGCCCGCTGCCTGGGTCAACCGCCACCGAGTCCGGCTGCCGGACGGTGGCGTGCCGGCGCCTCTCCACCGGCTCGCCCCCGGCGACGTCGAACGCCACCACCTCGTTGCGCTCGGTGAGCGTGATCCACAGCAGGTCGCGCTCACCGTCGTAGGCCATCCCGTACGGCGCGCCCGGCACCGGGTAGCGCAGCCGCATGATCAGCGGGCCGGTGGAGAACGCCATCAGCTCGCCGCCGCGGGTGTCCACCACCAGCACCCGGCCGAACCGGTCGGCCACCGCGTTGGTCGCGCCCTCGCCCGCGCGCAGCCCCGCGCCGGGGCCGTCCGCCGCCGGGTCGAGGTCGAACACCGCGCTGCGCGGCCGGTCCAGCACCACCGCCGCGCCGCCCACCGCGACCAGCCGGTCCGGGCTGGAGATGCCGCCGACCACGTGCCCGTCCACCGACACCTGCCGCAGGTCGCGCTGCGCGACCAGGGTCCGGCCGCCGACCGCGGCCACGTCCACCGGCGCGCCGTCCACCGCGCGCTGCGACGTCGTGCCGTCCGGCCGGATCGTCACCACCGCGCCGGCGGGCACCACGGCCTCCACCGCGTCGCCCGCGGCCACCAGCCGTTCCGCCGGGCCGGGCAGCGGCACCACCAGCGGCTCGCCCAGGGCGTCGGCGGGGTAGAGGGCCACCGAGGGCGGGTCGGCCACGGCCACCGCCACCCGGCCGCCGGCCACCGCGACGGCCGTCGCCCGGCCCAGCGGCAGCACCCGGCCCTCCGGCTGCGCGGACTGCGCCGGCGCCACCGCGGGCCGCGCGGGCTCCAGCGTGGTGGCCACCTGCAACGGGTCGCCCGGGTTGTCCCCGTTCGCGCAGGCGGAGACCAGAGCGGCCCCGGTGAGCACTACCGCCGCCAGTCGGCGCAACGTCGGACCTCCCGAATCGACCCCGTTCAGCCCTCCCAGCATCCATCACCGAACCGCCATCGTCACGCAGGGGGCGGGTGTTGTCGTTGGTCTGGGAAGGTGATAGTCGCGCCGCGGCCGTACCCCCGGACCACTCAGGACGACTATC
This genomic window from Saccharothrix sp. HUAS TT1 contains:
- a CDS encoding PadR family transcriptional regulator; amino-acid sequence: MSATRLLVLGVVRGYGRAHGYLIGNDLMSWGAGEWANVKWGSIYHALKQLTKDGCLVDHSVPPGRTDYEITDRGEAEFRRLVRDALRRPETRPDLLAAGLALLPSLSRAEAVGLLGERLAALEARRDAARVQAERWREPSHVRELYGLWEHTAAGGAEWTRGLVERLEGGAYPMAGEPGSPGEPGSWGMLKLE
- a CDS encoding DEAD/DEAH box helicase — protein: MPVSDAVPLLSRARRTSQAHPATAFWGAAVVVALQLVARGRVRPAVTDGDFDAWLLGPLDDADQARVRDLAAAMPAHARAVPLPGRDPVELPDAEPLLRAFLDAVADTMPRGAAAVRAAGAPAFAAVRPQRVPHLRDWADQGVRISLRIEGFGPFRAVVQVHSLADAGRVVDAAELWASANQRSRADATVALRRAARAWSPLERLLDQPVPDEVELSDADVEHLLTTGAVRLAGAGVDVHWPRELVRDLSAKVVIGERPADRPAFFGPDQLTSVDWRLALGDDPLTPDELDVLAEATRPVVRLRDRWTLVDPELARRARERALKPVTAIDALGAALTGATRVDGVDVEVAATGWLDELKSRLADLDTDPIAQPAALRATLRDYQLHGLRWLDRMTSLGLGACLADDMGLGKTITLIALHLHRGDGPTLVVCPASLMGNWQREVERFAPGVPVRRFHGPRRDVAHEGFVLTTYGTMRLDADRLADVDWGLVVADEAQHVKNPSSETAKALRRIPARARVALTGTPVENTLSELWAVLDWTTPGLLGTMAQFKARWAGPIEGDRDQEAAARFARLVRPFLLRRRKTDPGIAPELPPKTETDQPVALTREQAALYEAVVRELMAEVRAADGIARRGRIVKLLTGLKQVCNHPAQYLKEASPKLAGRSGKLELLDELLDTILAEDGAVLVFTQYVAMARLIEKHLAGRGVPSQLLHGGTPVPAREELVRRFQDGECPVFLLSLKAAGTGLNLTRADHVVHYDRWWNPAVEDQATDRAHRIGQTRPVQVHRLIAEGTIEDRIAAMLRAKRDLADAVLSRGEAALTELSDDELGNLVELRSGT
- a CDS encoding SWIM zinc finger family protein, which produces MSDRVKGFPAFGKGVRRAGSWWGKAWLQALEDTSLDQKPLKQGRKYAHAGLVGTITVSPGRLDATVYDVEDTYRTSVRLTPLTDAEWDRFLGQIAAKAGHLAALLDREMPRELADAAADAGVPLLPGIGDLDPECTCPGWELPCKHAAALCHQASWLLDADPWVLLLLRGRAQDEVVAGARPATGKSAAGERAVDAYARPVRDLPEDPPPGELGPLPEFEPVPGLDVEVLRLLVADAAAKARDVLATGEWPAPDDRRDVIRMAACHPALRDRLDADPRAVRAWQQGGHVALDVLEQPWTPDRAATARARAAWDSGELPEPSVWRNRWTVHTRQVRYGRDGRWYPYRSADGDWWPTGAPHRDPTAALGDTD
- a CDS encoding DUF5703 family protein, with the translated sequence MTVDGVVDGDWEYRPLRLPAGVSRRTATTQLAIHAEFAGWELSRTLLFGDGSRKIWLRRKRTAAVVPGVIT